The Microbacterium sp. Nx66 genome contains a region encoding:
- a CDS encoding gamma carbonic anhydrase family protein: MLYEHLGARPRIHDTAVVAPTAVISGDVELGPGCQVLHGAVITAEGGPITLGAHVIVMENALIRATAANAVHIGAHTLVGTLASIAGATVGEEVFFASGARVFNGALVGDRCEVRVNAIVHRRAVLPSGTVVPIGWVAVGDPVQLLSPDRDAEIAAAQPELDFPGHVFGVDRDTPDLMVQLTERYGSSLARHADDRQV; this comes from the coding sequence ATGTTGTACGAGCACCTCGGGGCTCGCCCCCGCATCCACGACACCGCCGTCGTCGCTCCCACCGCCGTCATCTCCGGCGACGTGGAGCTCGGACCCGGCTGCCAGGTGCTGCACGGCGCCGTCATCACCGCGGAGGGCGGCCCCATCACCCTCGGGGCGCACGTCATCGTCATGGAGAACGCGCTGATCAGGGCGACCGCGGCCAACGCCGTGCACATCGGTGCGCACACCCTCGTCGGCACGCTGGCGAGCATCGCGGGGGCCACCGTGGGCGAGGAGGTGTTCTTCGCGTCCGGGGCCCGGGTCTTCAACGGGGCGCTCGTCGGGGACCGCTGCGAGGTGCGGGTCAACGCCATCGTGCATCGCCGGGCCGTGCTGCCGTCGGGGACGGTGGTGCCGATCGGCTGGGTCGCGGTGGGGGATCCCGTGCAGCTGCTCTCGCCCGACAGGGACGCGGAGATCGCGGCGGCACAGCCCGAGCTCGACTTCCCCGGACACGTTTTCGGCGTCGACCGGGACACTCCCGACCTCATGGTCCAGCTCACGGAGCGCTACGGCAGCTCCCTCGCGCGGCACGCCGACGACCGCCAGGTCTGA